CTGCAGTTCCAATTCGCTCTGTTGACATACACATActtcgaattgagtcgattctttttggagagagaattGTGACTGACACGTCCTTGGTACAAACAACCCAGGTGCgtaaatttttaactaaatagATGTATATTTCTGGATCAAAATCTTCCTTAACAAAGTCCTTCTACATGTACTAGATAGCAGATGGGGATGTGTCTCGGCATATGATATTGCCCATCTACGTTATTCCTCCTCGCCTCTTAACTTGTCCAACGACCTCGGCTGGGTGAGTTGCTGGATTCACATTGCCACCACTCTTGTGTCTCGTTCTTTTTCTGCATAAGCACGTGTAGTGGAACCCCACAGCTTAACAGTGATTGTGTATTCTTAGGTCCCTTCAGTCTCTacacaactaatctaatttattgGAGAACTCTTATGACAATTGAGCATTAGCATCATAGTGAACCGAAGAGGTTAATCTTGCTTTCAATATACTTACTAGGTTGAATatccaatattttattttcaaatatccAGATAAGCAGTggaaactttttatttgttgatAAAGATCTATATACAATCAGTCCTTTCAGTTAAATCTGGAAATATGCAGCAACCTTAGCTTTAAGTAGATTGATTGACTGCATTGAGCTTCACTTATTGGAAGGATTAGCATCCAACACCCAGCCCGTCAGCCCCCAATATAAGCACACAAACAGAGAATGCTTGGACCTTTGTTTCAAAAGGCTTGAAATGAAATTCCTATTGAAATGAAATTCCTGAGAGACCACCGCACAACCTTTGGAAATGCTCTGTGCTTGAAGACATTATTGATTACTTAGTTTCACCTCTGACCGCAGATGAATGTCAggcttttgtttttcatttcacATGCAGCTTTGGAAAATCCATCTGCagtaacttttttgttctttccttaTGGACCCGTGGAAGCTACTACTGCATTGACTTTACATTAACTTGCATCTTCCAAACAGATCATTTTCAATCGAGTTCAAAGTTGCCATAGTTATTAGCTTTCAATCAGAGCTATCGAAGATGCAGGCCAAGTCAGATCCCAGAACTCCTAGGCTGTGGGTATGAAAACGGATTGTTTTAGTTTTATGTGCTTTATCTTGAGCTCTATCTTGAAAAATGCTCCCTTTTATCAATTTTAGATGGCAATGGAAACTCTACCACTTGAACTGGTTCGCACCAGATGAGAATCAGTGTGGAGGCAACAACTCAGACTTTAATGTCTGTACTTTCTTCAGAGAAGTGTCTTGTATCAGTGATCGTTTGGGCGGTTGTTCACCATTGATTCAGATTGTTGTCATATACAACGGCTAGTGTAATCTGCTCACAATCTTGATGGCGGTGGCTGCACTGTCAAAAGGTGTTTTTACTACTGGATGCAAACAGGATCACGTAGTTCATTATGTTGTATCCTCTTGGATATTTGGAGGCAACAACTCAGACTCTAAAGTCTGTACATTCTTCAAAGGGTTGGATTTTTACTGTTGGCCTTTCAGAACGTTTACTGTAGAGGTTGATGACTTCTCTTCCATTTGCTAAACGATAGTTGACTATTTACCATTTATACTCGGATTAGATAGCACGTTTCAAGGTAAATTCAATTACATGTGTAACTAGAGATGCACGCGCATGCGCACAGACACACGCACATATATTTATATCTCCAAGGTGGAGTAGATACAATGTATTAAACAGCAAGGATAACCATTGTATCCAAGCCAATGCTGTATTCCCCATAATATCAGTGAAAACCGCTAAAAACCAAAACCGAAAAGAGAAGGTACAAATGTATAAAGATTCTGAGTATACCACTAGAAAGCGGAGAATAATGTAAATAAAAGCACTTGGCCATTTTTATTACTTGAAGGAGGTCTCAAATTTCCATCAAGACATTTGTCTTAGGTAAAGGCAAACAAGTTCGGAACTCATCTTATTAACATAAACCTTCCCAATGTTTCACTCTAATGAAAACTCGAAAAGCATGGAATGCTTGTACTTCTCACCAGGTCGAACGATAACGGAAGGAAAGTTTGGTTGGTTGATGGCATTTGGAAATCCTTGCGTCTCCAAACACACTCCAGAGTGCTTGCCATATGCTGCATCGCCTTTACCAACTACTCCATTTACGTAATTTCCAGTGTAAAACTGCATTCCCGGAGCATTGGTccacaagtcaagaaccctagAACTTGAAGGGTCCTTCAGTTTGGCAGCATGTTTTAGGCCCGACTTCTCTTCCCCACAGTCCAGCACATAGTTATGGTCGTACCCTAAACCAGGCACCTCATGAATCGAAGCGCCAATCTTCTTCTCCGTCGTGAAATCAAAAGCCGTTCCTTTGACAGGCATAATTTCACCTGTTGGGATTGTGCTCTGATCCACAGGGGTGATGTGATTAGCCCATATCTGGATGGAGTGGTTTAGTATGTTTCCTGAATCGTGACCGGCTAAGTTCCAGTATGTGTGCTGAGCCAAGCTGATGGGAGTGGCCTTATTTTCAGGCACAGCTTCCATGTCAAGCCTCATTGTTGTACTAGAAGTTAGGGTGTAAGTAGCAGTCACAGCAACATCTCCCGGGTAACCTATAATCATATGACCATGCAACCCAAGGCATCAAGGCTGTGTTTGCGCAAACGACTGGGTGCGTCGATGAGCATGTGTGCCAGTGTGTGCGCatgcatatgagagagagagagagagagagagagagagggagagagataccTTCTTCCCCATCATGACTGTGATATTTGAAGGTGATGGAAGGATTTTCGCCTTTCTTATAATCAGCTACCTCCCATATCACCTTATCAAAACCCTTGTGCCCACCTAAGTAACACAAAAAATTCAGAAGGCCATTATCAGATTGACATTTAGAAATAAATGACTCTCGAATGGTGTCAGCATTGACATATAACAAGAAGTTTGGCTAATGATTAATTTTGCATGTAATTTCAGCGCATGATATTGATTAGATTTCTCACGAGGATCCATTTGCAAAATACATTATATTTGAGCTTTCTTACTCAGATTTAGATTTGTGTTTTATCTTATCTAAAAtatcatttagtattttttttcgATTCAGAATTTATCTctataaaaatgtgtttttataaacaaataatGCTGTGTGACCAAGTGTTTAGTACTTTCCGAGCATCGATGTAATTTATATGACCAATTCGTTAAGAATCTTACACCAGAATCTGCATGACAGGTTGCCAGCAGGATTCTAGTAGCTTGATACAACAGTGCTCAttgttttatagaaaatgaattatgTAAATTATCTACGTACGATTATCCGTAAGAGAGAGCGCGAAATTATAGAATTTGCCAAACTTTCAAGCAAATCTACATCAATCCCATAGGACAGCTCTTCAACGCACCCTCTTATTATTGTTAAATTGGAATAGATGGTCCCCTCTctcttcataatttttattcacTAGCAAAACAGCTCGTgcgaaaggaaaataaaaaaattaNNNNNNNNNNNNNNNNNNNNNNNNNNNNNNNNNNNNNNNNNNNNNNNNNNNNNNNNNNNNNNNNNNNNNNNNNNNNNNNNNNNNNNNNNNNNNNNNNNNNtaaagaaaaaaacataaaattatcCTAGGTGCAATATGTTTTTAACTACACATGATATCAGTTTGGTTTGAGGCTAACATTTGTGGATATCGTGGTTATTATGAGGCCAAGAAGAAATCTAATCCCAATATTTGAAAGCTAATTACCCAACATCATCTCCATTGAGTTcgcaataattttcttttgacaagtAAAAGAACTTTCTTGCAAAATGGCGTCTAGCAGATGCTAGTCCATGTAACAAGTCATGAACACAATTTATGCTATCAATGAGGTATACGAAAGAACCGCCAAAAGCCGAGGAAAGCCATCTATCATTCAAACTAAAGAACGAGTCTTCCTATTTTCAAAGGTGATATTTAGGACAAATGAGGAATAAGCTGGATCAGCCGACTATTGGTTtaatttacaaatgcaaatggGAGTTTGTCTAATTAATTCTATATAGCAAATACTTAAAACTTCAAACTTGTGAAGAAAAAGACTGAAAAAGCAAGTAATCTTGACGGCTCGAACAAGAACATTTGACCTTAAATTGAATCATGAGGCTTTTATGCTTGCTCAATTTCACTAATATCCATTAAGTAGTCATGTCTCCACCTGCAATATCCTCCATTTCACTTATGGCTTCACTTGTTCAAGCTGCATTGGGATGCCTTCATCCTTAGGGCTACCCTCATGGAAATCGTTATCTTCCATATCTAATAAGTCTCTAAAggtttctatctttttcttcctccctctgTTAAGGCTTCGGaccttttccttccaaataattAGCAGAGATTTCTGAATCAACTCCGCACCTTCACAAGCTCCTGTCTGTTGACACCTAAGTTtcacataaattaattaatttgaaatgacATTAAATGTTAggaattagtaaaaaaaaaaaaaaaaaaaaagatcgaaaatggtgggtcgggccggatccgcTTTGGCCCGACccaccccttttcttttctcttcctctcgcGCCTGGGCGGCCGAagcctcctttctccttctggCCCGCCCGCGCTCGTTTTTCCTCCCTCCACCTAGGTCTTCGCCGCAAGACCCAAGGAAGAACAGTAAAACAGATCGCAGAGCAGAGCATAAGGAACAACGATGGAGGAGCGGGGAGATCGGGATGGCGGCGTGATCCGGGTCGGGCATGCTTGGCAAGAATCGGCACGCCCGTGGTCTTCGCGCGAGGTCCTgcagaagaaaaggagagcaaaaagggaaagaaacgggaagaaaaaggagagggcgaagaccaaaggaaaaaggagaatgGGCACCACGAAACACCAAGAggagagcgagcgagagagaaacaacaacacaatcacCAAGCACGTAGAGAAACAccgggagaggaggaagaacaagcaccgtgagagagagagggagagggagaagaagtcCGAGCGAGGAAGCGACTAAGGGAGAGCAAGGGAGCTTCAAATGTCGCTTTAGCCGCGTGCGAGCCCCACGGACGAACCCTCGGCCAACGTCCTCAAGTCGAATCCGGTAGGTCCTTCTCGCGCCCGTTTCCACCCCCGTTCGTGCATCCCGGGCCGGAGTTTGCGATCGACCGGTTTGCGTGAACTCCGCCCCGTCCACTTCCTCTCTCGGTTGTTGTATGTCTTATTGTTTGTTGGTGAGAGTCTCGGTTTGGGTTCGGGTCCTAGTTGAGCTAGAAACCGTGCGATTCGGAGCGCACTCCACCGTTCGGTAAAATGTCCGAATGAGATCTAGTCTTGTTTCGTCGTTTTGAACCGAGTCGAGgttttcatgtgattttttaGCGTTCCAAACATAGCCACGCCACTCGACCCGCGACCGCTCTTGTTGCGACGCACGAAGGCCGCGGATCACTTTTGTTCCGGGCACAGCGGCGGCTCTTGTGGCCATCGAGTTGCCTCCTGGGTCGGACGAGAGCCGAGCATTAGGCTCGCTTGGTCAAGGCGGTGCCGCCAACGCCTCGGTTGGACTCGTAAACGCCGCATCTTGCTACAAGACCACCTCCGTCGCGATCGGTCCGTTGCGGGCAGCAGTCGCGAGATGGGCGGCGGGCCCAACCCGATGTTGTCGGACTTCCGTCGTTGATGCCCTGTGTAGAATATCAGTCGGCGGCCAAAGAATTGTTGGTGTTAAAAAGGGGAAGaggcaaataaaaaaacaaaagaaaaagcaagagaaaaagTGCAggcaaaagttaaaaaagaagaagagaaaaagcaagCAAAAGTTGCTTCGGGAAGGAGGAGTGGCAGAAAGGAAAGTGCAGTAGAAGAAGACGAAATaggaaagaagacaaaaatggcgtaaaaatatatatatatatatatatatatatatataatttaaaagatttaaaaaaatctaagaaattagaaaaaatatcttTTGTCCGACCGGGTTGAATCCGGTTTTAGGTCGGGTCGGCGGGCCGGACCGGGCTCATCCTGGTCCGAACCCGCCtcgaatattataatatttaaaaatttcaaaaaaattaaaaatttcaaatttcaaattaaaaaataaaaaatcgaaaaataatacaaattcaaaaactcctccgaaaattctaaaattcagaaaacataaaaaaattcgaaatttttaaaaatcaaaatattgtaAGAtctagttgtttttttttttttgggaaatttgaaaattccttttttaattaaaaaccgaaaaattcggaaaaattctaaaaaaatttttaaaaaaatcttcaaaaaggttaaaatcaatctcttgggttatttttttcctaaaaatggaagTATTCCAATTTAGAATTATACTTAAATCTTATTAAGCCTTTAGGC
The nucleotide sequence above comes from Eucalyptus grandis isolate ANBG69807.140 chromosome 2, ASM1654582v1, whole genome shotgun sequence. Encoded proteins:
- the LOC104431629 gene encoding galactose mutarotase-like, coding for MPDPDHAAIPISPLLHRCSLCSALRSVLLFFLGSCGEDLGGGRKNERGRARRRKEASAAQAREEEKRKGPNFLLYVNADTIRESFISKCQSDNGLLNFLCYLGGHKGFDKVIWEVADYKKGENPSITFKYHSHDGEEGYPGDVAVTATYTLTSSTTMRLDMEAVPENKATPISLAQHTYWNLAGHDSGNILNHSIQIWANHITPVDQSTIPTGEIMPVKGTAFDFTTEKKIGASIHEVPGLGYDHNYVLDCGEEKSGLKHAAKLKDPSSSRVLDLWTNAPGMQFYTGNYVNGVVGKGDAAYGKHSGVCLETQGFPNAINQPNFPSVIVRPGEKYKHSMLFEFSLE